From the Vicinamibacterales bacterium genome, one window contains:
- the selD gene encoding selenide, water dikinase SelD — MSQSNIKLTEYSHGAGCGCKISPRILSTILASRLPVFEDPDLLVGNHTLDDAAVYKLNDTTAIISTTDFFMPIVDDPFTFGRIAAANAISDIYAMGGTPMMAIAILGWPVSILPAEVAQQVVDGGRRTCADAGIVLAGGHSIDSLEPIFGLAVSGKVPLNELKRNDTAHSGDKLYLTKPLGIGILTTAQKQKKLEPNDANIAVEVMCQLNLLGPCIAALSGVNAMTDVTGFGLAGHLIEMCQGAKLSAVIQVSALPLLPQTRKYLAMACVPGGTQRNYESYGEHLSQLDDAHKAIICDPQTSGGLLIAVSPAAEDELTALCKQHDVPTHCIGHLTSESQSHLVNLG; from the coding sequence ATGTCCCAGTCCAATATCAAACTTACCGAATACAGTCATGGTGCGGGGTGCGGCTGCAAGATCTCTCCACGAATACTCAGTACCATTCTTGCTTCTCGACTTCCTGTCTTTGAAGACCCTGATTTGCTGGTTGGCAACCACACCCTTGATGATGCAGCCGTTTATAAACTGAACGATACAACTGCCATCATCAGCACAACTGATTTCTTCATGCCAATCGTTGATGATCCTTTTACGTTTGGTCGTATTGCTGCAGCCAACGCGATCAGCGATATCTATGCAATGGGTGGCACCCCCATGATGGCAATCGCAATATTAGGTTGGCCCGTAAGTATTCTGCCGGCTGAAGTTGCACAGCAAGTTGTTGATGGTGGACGTCGAACTTGTGCGGATGCAGGCATAGTGCTTGCTGGAGGCCACAGTATCGATTCCCTGGAACCTATTTTCGGATTAGCAGTTTCAGGGAAGGTCCCGCTAAATGAATTAAAGCGAAACGACACTGCTCATTCAGGAGACAAGTTATATCTTACTAAACCACTAGGTATCGGTATCCTCACGACTGCTCAAAAACAGAAAAAACTTGAGCCGAATGATGCCAATATCGCTGTAGAAGTGATGTGCCAGCTTAACTTATTGGGGCCGTGTATAGCCGCATTATCAGGCGTTAACGCAATGACCGACGTCACAGGTTTTGGGCTTGCGGGCCATTTAATCGAGATGTGCCAAGGCGCTAAATTAAGCGCTGTAATTCAAGTGTCTGCTTTGCCATTGTTGCCACAAACACGAAAATACCTCGCCATGGCCTGTGTCCCTGGTGGTACCCAAAGGAACTATGAGAGTTACGGTGAGCATCTGTCTCAATTGGATGATGCACACAAGGCGATTATTTGTGACCCACAGACTAGTGGTGGCCTACTTATTGCTGTATCTCCTGCTGCCGAGGATGAACTGACAGCCTTATGTAAGCAGCATGATGTCCCAACGCACTGTATCGGTCACCTGACTAGCGAAAGTCAATCCCACTTAGTGAATCTCGGCTAA